A section of the Pseudomonas fluorescens genome encodes:
- a CDS encoding NAD(P)/FAD-dependent oxidoreductase, producing the protein MNQADYLIIGGGIAGASAGYWLSRHARVIVLERESMPGYHSTGRSAALYIAAYGTPQVRALTLGSRDFFDHPPAGFSEHPLLTPRGEILVDFIGDPDELQRQYLSAKALVAQTRLLDLEEAMAMLPILRREKVHGAIYDPTVCDIDTDALYQGYLRGIRRNGGVIHTDCEVQTLNRDDQGQWQVRTSQQRFSAPVIINAAGAWADTIGDMAGAQKIGLQPKRRSAFVFAPPAEMDIQGWPELAALDGSFYMKPDAGMFLGSPANADPVEPHDVQPEELDIATGIYHIEEATTLSIRRPARTWAGLRSFVSDGDLVCGFDPQVEGLFWIAAQGGYGIQTSPAMGQASAALVRGQPLPEALVTMGLSEAMLSPKRLNKHDI; encoded by the coding sequence ATGAACCAGGCCGACTACCTCATCATCGGCGGCGGCATTGCCGGTGCCTCCGCCGGCTACTGGCTGTCCCGGCACGCCCGGGTCATTGTGCTGGAACGTGAGTCTATGCCGGGCTATCACTCCACCGGCCGTTCCGCCGCCCTCTATATCGCTGCCTACGGCACGCCACAAGTGCGCGCCCTGACGCTGGGCAGCCGCGATTTCTTCGATCACCCGCCCGCAGGTTTTAGCGAACACCCGCTGCTCACCCCTCGTGGCGAAATATTGGTGGACTTTATCGGCGACCCCGACGAATTGCAGCGCCAGTACCTGAGCGCCAAGGCGCTGGTTGCGCAAACCCGCCTGCTGGATCTCGAAGAAGCCATGGCGATGCTGCCCATCCTGCGCCGGGAAAAAGTCCATGGTGCGATCTACGACCCGACGGTCTGCGATATCGACACCGACGCGTTGTACCAGGGCTATTTGCGAGGCATTCGGCGCAACGGCGGCGTTATTCATACCGACTGTGAAGTGCAAACGCTCAACCGTGATGACCAGGGCCAGTGGCAAGTGCGCACCTCGCAACAGCGCTTCAGCGCCCCAGTGATCATCAACGCCGCCGGTGCCTGGGCCGACACCATCGGCGACATGGCCGGCGCACAAAAAATCGGCCTGCAACCCAAGCGCCGCAGTGCCTTTGTGTTCGCCCCACCGGCTGAAATGGATATTCAGGGATGGCCGGAGTTGGCCGCCCTCGACGGCTCGTTCTACATGAAGCCCGATGCCGGGATGTTCCTCGGCTCCCCGGCCAATGCCGACCCGGTGGAGCCCCACGACGTGCAGCCTGAAGAGCTGGATATCGCCACCGGCATCTATCACATCGAAGAAGCCACCACCCTGAGCATCCGCCGCCCGGCACGGACTTGGGCAGGGCTGCGCAGTTTTGTCAGCGACGGCGACCTGGTGTGCGGCTTTGATCCGCAGGTAGAGGGTTTGTTCTGGATTGCAGCCCAGGGTGGCTACGGGATCCAGACCTCACCGGCCATGGGCCAGGCCAGTGCGGCGTTGGTGCGGGGTCAGCCGTTGCCCGAGGCACTGGTTACGATGGGGCTGAGCGAAGCGATGCTATCGCCAAAACGCCTGAACAAACACGATATCTAG
- the yaaA gene encoding peroxide stress protein YaaA has translation MLMVISPAKTLDFETAPVTQRFTQPQYLDHSQELIEQLRELSPAQISELMHVSDKIGGLNAARFGSWTPAFTQANAKQALLAFKGDVYTGLNAQTFKEADFSYAQDHLRMLSGLYGLLRPLDLMMPYRLEMGTKLANARGKDLYAFWGTRISEWLNEALAEQGDDVLLNLASNEYFSAVKRPALNARIINTEFKDLKNGQYKIISFYAKKARGMMSRFVIEERLNDPAQLKQFDVQGYRFSAEQSKPDNLVFLRDHAPD, from the coding sequence ATGCTGATGGTGATTTCCCCAGCCAAAACCCTCGATTTCGAGACCGCGCCGGTGACCCAGCGCTTTACCCAGCCCCAATACCTCGACCATTCCCAGGAGTTGATCGAGCAGTTGCGCGAGCTGAGCCCGGCACAGATCAGCGAACTGATGCATGTTTCCGACAAGATCGGCGGCCTCAATGCCGCGCGTTTCGGCAGCTGGACGCCTGCCTTTACCCAGGCCAACGCCAAGCAGGCGTTACTGGCGTTCAAAGGCGATGTGTACACCGGCCTGAATGCCCAGACATTCAAGGAGGCCGACTTCAGCTACGCCCAGGACCACCTGCGTATGCTCTCCGGCCTGTACGGCCTGCTGCGCCCGCTGGACCTGATGATGCCGTACCGCCTGGAAATGGGCACCAAGCTGGCCAATGCCCGTGGCAAGGACCTGTATGCCTTCTGGGGCACACGTATCAGCGAATGGCTCAATGAAGCCCTGGCAGAGCAAGGCGATGACGTATTACTGAACCTGGCGTCCAACGAATACTTTTCGGCGGTCAAGCGCCCGGCCTTGAACGCGCGGATCATCAACACCGAGTTCAAGGACCTGAAAAACGGCCAGTACAAGATCATCAGCTTCTACGCCAAAAAGGCCCGGGGCATGATGAGCCGCTTCGTCATTGAAGAACGCCTCAACGACCCGGCCCAGCTCAAGCAGTTCGATGTGCAGGGTTATCGCTTCAGTGCCGAACAGTCCAAGCCGGATAACCTGGTGTTTTTGCGCGATCACGCACCGGATTGA
- the moaC gene encoding cyclic pyranopterin monophosphate synthase MoaC — protein MLTHLDSQGRAHMVDVTEKTVTFREAVAEARVRMLPQTLQMIVDGAHPKGDVFAVARIAGIQAAKKTSDLIPLCHPLMLTGVKVELAAEGENTVHIIARCKLSGQTGVEMEALTAASVAALTIYDMCKAVDRGMTIENIRLLEKLGGKSGHFKADQA, from the coding sequence GTGCTGACTCATCTCGATTCCCAGGGCCGTGCCCATATGGTCGACGTCACCGAAAAAACCGTGACGTTCCGTGAAGCCGTGGCCGAAGCGCGGGTGCGCATGCTGCCCCAGACCCTGCAAATGATCGTCGACGGCGCCCACCCCAAGGGCGACGTGTTCGCTGTGGCGCGGATCGCCGGGATCCAGGCGGCGAAAAAGACCAGCGACCTGATCCCCCTGTGCCATCCGCTGATGCTGACCGGGGTCAAGGTAGAACTGGCCGCTGAAGGGGAAAATACCGTGCACATCATCGCCCGTTGCAAGCTTTCCGGGCAGACCGGCGTGGAGATGGAAGCGCTGACGGCCGCCAGTGTCGCTGCGCTGACTATCTACGACATGTGCAAGGCGGTAGACCGTGGCATGACCATCGAAAACATTCGCCTGCTGGAAAAACTCGGCGGCAAGAGCGGGCATTTCAAGGCGGATCAAGCATGA
- a CDS encoding PhoH family protein — protein MDDHGRTPSSDQPILYVLDTNVLIHDPNALLNFEEHHVAIPMIVLEELDKLKSGHHSVAAECRQAIRLIDKTLGEASPDDVEVGVPIQRGKGGPKGLLSILMSKRSEPNSLLPENLNDNKIINQLIDLHARDKDLRLVLVTKDINMRLKARACGIAAEDYSTDQLVDDVSMLSRGYHTMTGSFWDRVSKVETRQDHGRTWHQVQLTDNLPAVHINEFIIDEQGFVGWIKEIQVDKLLILDLHQEPLLHQEAWGLKPRDVYQSLALYALLDPDIHLVNLTGAAGSGKTILALAAAIEQTMVTKRYRRIIATRSVQGLDQEIGFLPGTEAEKMEPWLGAITDNLEALHMDDENTHGSVDYILSKVPLQFKSLNYIRGRSFQQSLILIDECQNLTPHQMKTIITRAGAGSKVVCLGNLAQIDTPYLSATSSGLTYLTERFKDFPNGVHIALQGVPRSILAEYAESHL, from the coding sequence ATGGATGATCATGGACGTACCCCTTCTTCCGACCAGCCAATCCTTTATGTGCTTGATACCAATGTATTGATCCACGATCCAAACGCATTGCTCAATTTTGAAGAACACCACGTCGCCATCCCGATGATCGTGCTTGAGGAGCTCGACAAACTCAAAAGCGGGCACCATAGCGTCGCCGCCGAATGCCGCCAGGCGATCCGCCTGATCGACAAGACCCTGGGCGAAGCGTCGCCCGACGACGTTGAAGTCGGCGTGCCGATCCAGCGTGGCAAGGGTGGGCCCAAGGGTTTGCTGTCGATCCTGATGAGCAAGCGCAGCGAACCCAACAGCCTGCTGCCGGAAAACCTCAACGACAACAAGATCATCAACCAACTGATCGACCTGCATGCGCGCGACAAGGACCTGCGCCTGGTGCTGGTGACCAAAGACATCAATATGCGCCTCAAGGCACGAGCGTGTGGGATCGCGGCCGAGGACTACAGTACCGACCAATTGGTCGATGACGTGTCGATGCTGTCCCGTGGTTATCACACCATGACCGGCTCGTTCTGGGACCGCGTCAGCAAGGTCGAGACCCGCCAGGACCATGGGCGCACCTGGCACCAGGTGCAACTGACCGACAACCTGCCGGCGGTACATATCAATGAATTCATCATCGATGAACAAGGCTTTGTGGGCTGGATCAAAGAAATCCAGGTCGACAAGCTGCTGATCCTCGACCTGCATCAGGAGCCCCTGTTGCACCAGGAAGCCTGGGGCCTGAAACCGCGTGACGTGTACCAGAGCCTGGCGCTGTACGCGCTGCTCGACCCGGACATCCACCTGGTCAACCTGACCGGTGCAGCAGGTTCAGGCAAAACCATCCTGGCCCTGGCGGCGGCCATCGAGCAGACCATGGTCACCAAGCGTTATCGCCGCATCATTGCCACCCGTAGCGTGCAGGGCCTGGATCAGGAAATCGGCTTTTTGCCCGGCACCGAGGCCGAAAAAATGGAGCCGTGGCTGGGGGCAATCACCGACAACCTCGAAGCCTTGCACATGGATGACGAAAACACCCATGGCAGCGTCGACTACATCCTCAGCAAAGTGCCGTTGCAGTTCAAATCCCTCAACTACATTCGAGGTCGCAGCTTCCAGCAGAGCCTGATTTTGATCGATGAATGCCAGAACCTCACGCCACACCAGATGAAAACCATCATCACCCGTGCCGGCGCCGGTTCCAAAGTGGTGTGCCTGGGCAACCTGGCACAGATCGACACACCCTACTTGTCCGCGACCAGCTCCGGGCTGACCTACCTGACGGAACGCTTCAAGGATTTCCCGAACGGCGTGCATATCGCCTTGCAGGGCGTCCCTCGCTCGATTCTGGCCGAATACGCCGAATCCCACCTGTAA
- a CDS encoding alpha/beta hydrolase, with protein MTEPLILQPAKPADACVIWLHGLGADRYDFLPVAEALQETLSSTRFVLPQAPTRPVTINGGYEMPSWYDILAMSPARAISREQLDESAKMVTDLIEQQKAGGIEPSRIFLAGFSQGGAVVLHAAFVKWQGALGGVLALSTYAPTFSDELELSASQQRIPALCLHGQYDEVVQNAMGRSAYEHLKLRGVTVTWQEYPMGHEVLPEEIRAIGTWLTDRLG; from the coding sequence ATGACCGAACCCTTGATTCTTCAGCCCGCCAAGCCCGCAGACGCCTGCGTAATCTGGTTGCATGGCCTGGGTGCCGATCGCTACGACTTCCTGCCGGTGGCCGAAGCGTTGCAGGAAACCTTGTCGTCCACCCGCTTTGTCCTGCCCCAGGCCCCCACCCGTCCAGTGACCATCAATGGTGGCTACGAGATGCCAAGTTGGTACGACATATTGGCCATGAGCCCGGCGCGCGCGATCAGCCGCGAACAGCTGGATGAGTCTGCCAAAATGGTCACTGATTTGATCGAACAACAAAAAGCCGGCGGAATAGAGCCTTCGCGAATTTTCCTTGCCGGCTTTTCCCAAGGTGGCGCCGTGGTTTTGCACGCTGCCTTTGTAAAATGGCAGGGGGCCCTGGGTGGCGTGCTTGCCCTCTCCACCTATGCCCCCACGTTCAGCGACGAGCTGGAATTGTCGGCGAGCCAGCAGCGCATTCCGGCCCTGTGCCTACATGGCCAGTACGATGAAGTGGTGCAGAACGCCATGGGCCGTAGCGCCTACGAGCACTTGAAGCTGCGTGGTGTCACCGTGACATGGCAGGAATACCCAATGGGTCATGAAGTGTTACCCGAGGAAATCCGCGCTATCGGCACCTGGTTGACCGACCGTCTGGGCTGA
- a CDS encoding nucleotide sugar dehydrogenase, translating to MRISIFGLGYVGAVCAGCLSARGHEVVGVDISKDKIDLINAGKSPIVEPGLGELLSQGIASGRLRGTTDFAEAIRDTDLSMICVGTPSKKNGDLELNYIEAVCREIGFVLRDKTTRHTIVVRSTVLPGTVANVVIPILEDCSGKKAGVDFGVAVNPEFLRESTAIADYDLPPMTVIGEFDKASGDVLQSLYEALDAPIIRKDIAVAEMIKYTCNVWHATKVTFANEIGNIAKAVGVDGREVMEVVCQDKTLNLSQYYMRPGFAFGGSCLPKDVRALTYRAGSLDVEAPLLNSLMRSNESQVQNAFDIVSSHDKRKVALLGLSFKAGTDDLRESPLVELAEMLIGKGFDLSIYDSNVEYARVHGANKDYIEGKIPHVSSLLNSDFDDVINNSDVIILGNRDEKFRALAQQAPHGKQVVDLVGFMSRATSVSGRTEGICW from the coding sequence ATGCGCATCAGCATATTTGGTTTGGGTTACGTGGGCGCAGTCTGTGCCGGTTGCCTGTCTGCACGGGGCCATGAAGTGGTCGGTGTCGATATTTCCAAGGATAAGATCGACCTGATCAACGCGGGCAAATCCCCCATCGTTGAACCGGGCCTGGGCGAGCTGCTGAGCCAGGGCATTGCCTCCGGTCGCTTGCGCGGCACCACTGACTTCGCCGAAGCCATCCGCGATACCGACCTGTCGATGATTTGCGTCGGCACGCCGAGCAAGAAGAACGGCGACCTGGAACTCAACTACATCGAAGCGGTATGCCGCGAGATCGGTTTTGTCCTGCGGGACAAGACCACCCGTCACACCATCGTGGTACGCAGCACCGTGCTGCCCGGCACCGTGGCCAATGTGGTGATTCCAATCCTCGAAGACTGCTCCGGCAAAAAAGCCGGCGTCGACTTCGGTGTCGCGGTCAACCCGGAATTCCTGCGCGAATCCACCGCCATCGCCGACTACGACCTGCCACCGATGACGGTCATCGGCGAATTCGACAAAGCCTCCGGCGATGTCCTGCAATCGCTGTACGAAGCACTCGACGCGCCGATCATCCGCAAGGACATCGCCGTTGCCGAGATGATCAAGTACACCTGCAACGTGTGGCACGCCACCAAAGTGACCTTCGCCAACGAGATCGGCAACATCGCCAAGGCCGTGGGCGTCGATGGGCGCGAAGTGATGGAAGTGGTGTGCCAGGACAAGACCCTCAACCTGTCCCAGTACTACATGCGCCCAGGCTTTGCCTTCGGTGGCTCGTGCCTGCCCAAGGACGTGCGCGCCCTGACCTACCGCGCAGGGTCCCTGGACGTGGAAGCACCGCTGCTCAACTCGCTGATGCGCAGCAACGAGTCCCAGGTGCAGAACGCCTTCGACATCGTCTCCAGCCACGACAAGCGCAAGGTTGCCCTGCTGGGCCTGAGCTTCAAGGCCGGCACCGATGACCTGCGCGAAAGCCCGCTGGTGGAGCTGGCGGAAATGCTGATCGGCAAGGGCTTTGACCTGAGCATCTACGACAGCAACGTCGAATACGCCCGCGTCCACGGCGCCAACAAGGACTACATCGAGGGCAAGATCCCCCACGTGTCGTCCCTGCTCAACTCGGACTTTGACGATGTGATCAACAACAGCGACGTGATCATCCTCGGCAACCGCGACGAGAAGTTCCGCGCCCTGGCCCAGCAAGCCCCGCACGGCAAGCAAGTGGTCGACCTGGTGGGCTTTATGTCCCGGGCCACCAGCGTCAGTGGCCGTACCGAAGGTATCTGCTGGTAA
- a CDS encoding polysaccharide deacetylase family protein, with protein MRIALLLCAWLTCLGAQAASVDVASLDRGTWPEKLSSPALFDVASRAEILMFASALLASEALDEPALKQRLGLKIINLGAIDDLRRRLWQRLLENYGFAQQSCEQDASFCYLVDNMDDLREQAGKFEVREQSFYIGWAGPSRAFHQRYLDELLRKAALFPQISSEVARFGDFERNGDELNDRLFLLTFDGGPAPLNGQTDWLADYLRKQKMTATFFALGNSLQMRLEKTSAADVQALYEGQCVGIQGWQYRSHSHWVDWQSSITRNASLTQNLLPENYVPLFRPPYGQRRADSQGFFQAQGLQVALWDIDSQDEPGLLKADESAQRVLTLMLLWRKGVIVFHDTQDKARVALPLLLSATAQSGLGWQDCREAFR; from the coding sequence GTGCGAATTGCGCTTTTATTGTGCGCCTGGCTGACGTGCCTGGGCGCCCAGGCGGCCAGTGTGGATGTCGCGAGCCTGGACCGCGGTACCTGGCCGGAAAAACTCAGCAGCCCGGCGCTGTTCGATGTGGCGTCACGCGCCGAAATCCTTATGTTCGCCAGCGCCCTGTTGGCCAGCGAGGCTCTGGATGAACCGGCCCTCAAGCAGCGCCTGGGGCTGAAGATCATCAACCTGGGTGCCATCGACGACCTGCGCCGCCGTCTCTGGCAACGGTTGCTGGAGAACTACGGGTTTGCCCAGCAAAGCTGCGAACAGGATGCTTCGTTCTGCTACCTGGTGGACAACATGGACGACCTGCGCGAGCAGGCCGGCAAGTTCGAGGTCAGGGAGCAATCCTTCTATATAGGTTGGGCTGGCCCCAGCCGGGCGTTTCACCAGCGCTACCTGGATGAACTGCTGCGCAAGGCCGCCCTGTTTCCGCAGATCAGCAGCGAAGTGGCGCGTTTTGGGGATTTCGAGCGCAATGGCGATGAGCTCAATGACCGCCTGTTTTTGCTGACCTTCGATGGCGGCCCGGCACCGCTCAACGGTCAAACCGACTGGCTGGCCGACTATCTGCGCAAGCAGAAAATGACGGCAACCTTTTTTGCCCTCGGCAACAGTCTGCAAATGCGTCTGGAAAAGACCTCGGCCGCTGATGTGCAGGCGTTGTACGAGGGCCAGTGCGTGGGCATTCAGGGCTGGCAGTATCGTTCCCATAGCCACTGGGTCGACTGGCAGAGTTCCATCACCCGCAACGCATCGCTGACCCAGAACCTGCTGCCGGAAAACTACGTGCCGCTGTTCCGCCCGCCCTATGGCCAGCGCCGGGCCGACAGCCAGGGCTTCTTTCAGGCCCAGGGCCTGCAAGTGGCGTTGTGGGATATCGACTCCCAGGATGAGCCCGGCCTGCTCAAGGCCGATGAGTCGGCCCAGCGGGTGCTGACGCTGATGTTGCTGTGGCGCAAAGGGGTGATTGTGTTCCACGACACTCAGGACAAGGCGCGGGTCGCTTTGCCCCTGTTGCTTTCGGCAACGGCGCAAAGTGGGTTGGGCTGGCAGGACTGCCGGGAGGCGTTTCGCTGA
- the moaE gene encoding molybdopterin synthase catalytic subunit MoaE: MAVRVQLQPFDPGAEVNAMHAANVGVGAVVSFVGYVRDFNDGLDVAGMFLEHYPGMTEKALAKIAVEAEQRWPLLKLEVLHRIGSLEPGEPIVFVAAASAHRQAAFDACAFVMDYLKTRAPFWKKESTSEGARWVEGRTSDHVAADRWK, from the coding sequence GTGGCTGTTCGCGTACAACTCCAGCCTTTCGACCCCGGTGCCGAAGTCAACGCCATGCACGCTGCCAATGTCGGCGTGGGGGCCGTGGTGAGTTTTGTCGGCTATGTACGCGACTTCAATGATGGCCTGGATGTAGCCGGAATGTTCCTCGAACACTACCCTGGCATGACCGAAAAGGCCCTGGCCAAGATCGCCGTCGAAGCCGAGCAGCGCTGGCCGTTGCTCAAACTGGAAGTGCTGCACCGCATTGGCAGCCTGGAGCCGGGTGAGCCCATCGTGTTTGTCGCCGCCGCCAGCGCCCATCGGCAGGCAGCGTTTGACGCCTGTGCGTTTGTGATGGACTACCTGAAGACCCGAGCGCCGTTCTGGAAGAAGGAAAGCACCAGTGAAGGGGCGCGGTGGGTTGAAGGGCGCACCAGCGATCACGTCGCCGCTGACCGCTGGAAGTAG
- a CDS encoding amino acid ABC transporter substrate-binding protein, with amino-acid sequence MKVLKSTLVIVTAATVMGISGLAQAGATLDAVQKKGFVQCGVSDGLPGFSVPDASGKILGIDADYCRAVAAAVFGDATKVKFSQLNAKERFTALQSGEVDILSRNTTMTSSRDAGMGLKFPGFITYYDGIGFLVNNKLGVKSAKELDGATICIQAGTTTELNVSDYFRANNLKYTPITFDTSDESAKSLESGRCDVLTSDKSQLFAQRSKLAAPKDYMVLPETISKEPLGPVVRNGDDEWLAIVRWVGYAMLNAEEAGITSKNVEAEAKSTKNPDIARLLGADGEYGKDLKVKKDWVVQIVKQVGNYGEVFERNLGKSTPLEIDRGLNALWNNGGIQYAPPVR; translated from the coding sequence ATGAAGGTATTGAAGTCCACCCTGGTCATCGTGACCGCGGCGACCGTAATGGGGATCAGTGGTCTGGCCCAGGCCGGCGCCACCCTGGATGCGGTGCAGAAAAAAGGGTTTGTGCAATGTGGCGTCAGCGACGGCCTGCCGGGTTTCTCGGTGCCGGATGCCAGCGGCAAGATTCTCGGGATCGACGCTGATTACTGCCGTGCCGTGGCGGCGGCTGTGTTTGGCGACGCGACCAAGGTCAAGTTCAGCCAGTTGAATGCCAAGGAGCGTTTCACCGCGCTGCAATCGGGCGAAGTCGACATCCTGTCGCGCAACACCACCATGACCAGCTCCCGTGATGCGGGCATGGGCCTGAAATTCCCGGGCTTTATCACTTACTACGATGGCATCGGCTTTTTGGTCAACAACAAGCTGGGCGTGAAGAGCGCCAAGGAACTGGACGGTGCAACCATTTGCATCCAGGCCGGTACCACCACTGAGCTGAACGTTTCCGACTACTTCCGCGCCAACAACCTCAAGTACACCCCGATCACCTTCGACACCTCCGACGAGAGCGCCAAGTCCCTGGAGTCCGGCCGCTGCGACGTGCTGACCTCCGACAAGTCGCAACTGTTCGCCCAGCGCAGCAAGCTGGCTGCGCCGAAGGACTACATGGTGCTGCCGGAAACCATTTCCAAGGAGCCCCTGGGCCCGGTCGTGCGTAACGGCGACGACGAGTGGCTGGCCATCGTGCGCTGGGTGGGCTACGCCATGCTCAACGCCGAAGAAGCCGGCATCACCTCGAAGAACGTCGAAGCTGAAGCCAAGTCCACCAAGAACCCGGACATTGCGCGCCTGTTGGGTGCGGACGGTGAGTACGGCAAAGACCTGAAGGTGAAGAAGGATTGGGTCGTACAGATCGTCAAGCAGGTCGGTAACTACGGCGAAGTGTTCGAGCGCAACCTGGGCAAGAGCACCCCGTTGGAAATCGACCGCGGCCTGAACGCGCTGTGGAACAACGGTGGCATTCAATACGCACCCCCTGTGCGCTGA
- the moaD gene encoding molybdopterin converting factor subunit 1, which translates to MSINVLFFARYSEAVGLDSLEVEGDFATVDAVRLALAADPGFEVLNEASLMCARNQELCALDEPLQPGDEVAFFPPVTGG; encoded by the coding sequence ATGAGTATCAACGTACTGTTTTTTGCCCGCTACAGCGAAGCGGTGGGCCTGGACTCCCTGGAAGTCGAAGGCGACTTCGCCACGGTCGATGCCGTGCGCCTGGCGTTGGCCGCTGATCCGGGCTTCGAGGTGCTCAACGAAGCAAGCCTGATGTGTGCGCGCAACCAGGAGCTGTGCGCCCTTGACGAGCCGTTGCAGCCCGGCGATGAAGTGGCATTTTTTCCGCCCGTGACTGGAGGCTGA
- the rhlB gene encoding ATP-dependent RNA helicase RhlB, with amino-acid sequence MTVLKALKKMFGKSEAEPLAPVPSAPVQAPGSRHDGKQPGRTAPVASPKQPPTAPAAAVPPAEPARVEKPRRERAPKPVVKPWKLEDFVVEPQEGKTRFHDFKLAPELMHAIQDLGFPYCTPIQAQVLGFTLAGKDAIGRAQTGTGKTAAFLISIITQLLQTPPPKERYMGEPRALIIAPTRELVVQIAKDAADLTKYTGLNVMTFVGGMDFDKQLKHLEARHCDILVATPGRLLDFNQRGDVHLDMVEVMVLDEADRMLDMGFIPQVRQIIRQTPPKNERQTLLFSATFTEDVMNLAKQWTTDPSIVEIEAENVASENVEQHIYAVAGADKYKLLYNLVNDNGWERVMVFANRKDEVRRIEERLVRDGVNAAQLSGDVPQHKRIKTLEGFREGKIRVLVATDVAGRGIHIDGISHVINFTLPEVPDDYVHRIGRTGRAGAAGVSISFAGEDDSYQLPSIEALLGRKISCETPPTHLLRAVERKRP; translated from the coding sequence ATGACCGTGCTCAAAGCACTCAAGAAGATGTTCGGTAAAAGCGAGGCTGAACCACTCGCCCCTGTTCCCAGCGCCCCTGTCCAAGCTCCCGGCAGCCGCCACGATGGTAAACAGCCAGGCCGAACCGCGCCCGTTGCCTCGCCAAAACAGCCGCCCACGGCCCCTGCCGCCGCCGTGCCGCCCGCTGAACCCGCCCGCGTGGAAAAACCTCGCCGCGAACGTGCACCAAAACCCGTGGTGAAGCCATGGAAACTGGAAGACTTCGTGGTCGAGCCCCAAGAGGGCAAGACCCGCTTTCACGACTTCAAGCTGGCCCCGGAACTGATGCACGCCATCCAGGACCTGGGTTTCCCGTACTGCACACCGATCCAGGCACAAGTGCTGGGCTTTACCCTGGCCGGCAAAGATGCCATCGGTCGCGCCCAGACCGGTACCGGCAAGACCGCTGCGTTCCTGATCTCGATCATCACCCAACTGCTGCAGACGCCGCCGCCCAAAGAGCGCTACATGGGTGAACCGCGGGCGCTGATCATCGCCCCGACCCGGGAACTGGTGGTGCAGATCGCCAAGGATGCCGCCGACCTGACCAAATACACCGGCCTCAACGTCATGACGTTTGTGGGCGGCATGGACTTCGACAAGCAGCTCAAGCACCTGGAAGCGCGACACTGCGACATCCTGGTCGCCACGCCGGGCCGCTTGCTGGACTTCAACCAGCGCGGCGACGTGCACCTGGACATGGTCGAGGTGATGGTGCTGGACGAAGCCGATCGGATGCTCGACATGGGTTTCATCCCACAAGTGCGCCAGATCATTCGCCAGACCCCACCCAAAAACGAACGCCAGACCCTGCTGTTCTCCGCAACCTTCACCGAAGACGTGATGAACCTCGCCAAGCAGTGGACCACCGATCCATCCATCGTCGAGATCGAGGCAGAAAACGTCGCCAGCGAAAACGTCGAACAGCATATCTATGCCGTGGCCGGCGCCGACAAATACAAGCTGCTCTACAACCTGGTCAACGACAATGGTTGGGAGAGGGTCATGGTGTTTGCCAACCGCAAGGACGAAGTGCGGCGCATCGAAGAACGCCTGGTACGCGATGGCGTCAACGCTGCGCAGTTGTCGGGCGATGTGCCGCAGCACAAACGCATCAAGACCCTGGAAGGCTTTCGTGAAGGCAAGATCCGCGTGCTGGTGGCTACCGATGTGGCAGGGCGTGGGATTCATATCGACGGCATCAGCCACGTGATCAACTTCACCCTGCCGGAAGTGCCGGACGACTACGTGCACCGGATCGGCCGTACCGGTCGTGCGGGGGCTGCGGGTGTGTCGATCAGCTTTGCCGGGGAAGATGACTCGTACCAGTTGCCTTCAATCGAGGCGCTGCTGGGGCGCAAGATCAGTTGTGAGACGCCGCCGACGCATCTGTTGCGCGCCGTAGAGCGCAAACGCCCTTAA